From Streptomyces asiaticus, one genomic window encodes:
- a CDS encoding SchA/CurD-like domain-containing protein, which produces MSTLSDIPETTVNQSPTTVESALTDTRLRVVLLVQVNSGAEQRFLRAYDQLSQQVAAVPGHISDQLCQSIENPSQWLITSEWESAPPFLAWVDSPAHREMVKPFHGCVEDTRSLRFSILRETLTAGSAPVDVTTRGVDAALRVGDGLVRQALTFTVKPGSEDAVAKILADYASPQARVDETTRLSRTSVFMSGNRVVRAVEVKGDLTAALRFVARQPEIRAAEEALNPYLEEDRNLDDPSSAREFFARASLPVVHHMTAGGPRPAQGVHRHALLYPVKTGCGPAVASLLARQDELAVNKEMAAEQTAKTLLSSTIFQRDDIVVRLVDLAVPLDRNPAMAAGVSGRRAAAVLGRLLDLGADGAVIDLSMDDGQRRFLADCDMTPVTDRKSADH; this is translated from the coding sequence ATGAGCACCCTGTCCGACATTCCGGAGACCACGGTGAACCAATCGCCGACCACCGTGGAATCCGCTCTCACCGACACCAGATTGCGCGTCGTCTTGCTGGTGCAGGTCAACAGCGGTGCCGAGCAGCGCTTTCTGCGTGCCTACGATCAGCTGTCCCAGCAGGTGGCCGCGGTGCCCGGGCACATCAGCGACCAGCTCTGCCAGTCGATCGAAAACCCCTCCCAGTGGCTGATCACCAGCGAATGGGAAAGCGCCCCTCCGTTCCTCGCCTGGGTGGACTCCCCCGCGCACCGGGAGATGGTCAAGCCCTTCCACGGCTGTGTCGAGGACACCCGCTCGCTGCGGTTCAGCATCCTGCGGGAGACCCTGACCGCCGGGTCCGCGCCGGTCGATGTCACCACCCGGGGCGTCGACGCCGCGCTGCGGGTCGGCGACGGGCTGGTCCGGCAGGCCCTCACCTTCACCGTGAAGCCCGGCAGCGAGGACGCCGTCGCCAAGATCCTCGCCGATTACGCCTCGCCCCAGGCCCGGGTCGACGAGACCACCCGGCTCTCCCGCACTTCGGTGTTCATGAGCGGCAACCGGGTGGTGCGGGCCGTGGAGGTCAAGGGTGATCTGACCGCGGCGCTGCGCTTCGTGGCCCGGCAGCCGGAGATCAGGGCCGCCGAGGAGGCCCTCAATCCGTATCTGGAGGAGGACCGCAACCTCGACGACCCCAGCTCGGCACGGGAGTTCTTCGCCCGCGCCTCGCTGCCGGTGGTCCACCACATGACGGCCGGCGGGCCGCGCCCCGCCCAGGGCGTCCACCGGCACGCCCTGCTCTACCCGGTCAAGACCGGCTGCGGCCCGGCCGTGGCCAGTCTGCTGGCCCGGCAGGACGAGCTCGCGGTGAACAAGGAGATGGCCGCTGAGCAGACCGCCAAGACCCTGCTGAGCAGCACCATCTTCCAGCGTGACGACATCGTGGTGCGGCTGGTGGACCTGGCCGTGCCGCTGGACCGTAACCCCGCCATGGCGGCCGGTGTGAGCGGCCGGCGGGCCGCCGCCGTACTGGGCCGCCTGCTGGACCTCGGAGCGGACGGTGCGGTGATCGACCTGTCCATGGACGACGGGCAGCGCCGCTTCCTCGCCGACTGCGACATGACCCCGGTCACCGACCGCAAGTCGGCCGACCACTGA
- a CDS encoding cupin domain-containing protein, protein MTTQSPLVVDLAAVAPNRRRGGDVRAMLTPPLVGATSGFMGMAIVGPGERVAEHYHPYSEEFVYVVSGDMEVDLDGEAHPLHPDQAILIPINMRHRFRNVGSTEARMVFHLGPLAPRPELGHVDTEAAEPAEATS, encoded by the coding sequence ATGACCACGCAGTCCCCTCTCGTCGTCGACCTCGCCGCGGTCGCCCCCAACCGCCGGCGCGGTGGCGATGTGCGCGCCATGCTCACACCGCCTCTGGTGGGCGCCACGAGCGGCTTCATGGGGATGGCCATCGTGGGGCCCGGTGAACGGGTCGCCGAGCACTACCACCCGTACTCGGAGGAGTTCGTGTACGTCGTCAGCGGCGACATGGAGGTGGACCTGGACGGCGAGGCGCATCCGCTCCACCCCGACCAGGCGATCCTGATCCCCATCAACATGCGGCACCGGTTCCGCAATGTGGGGAGCACCGAGGCCCGGATGGTCTTCCACCTCGGGCCCCTGGCGCCGCGCCCCGAGCTCGGTCACGTGGACACGGAGGCCGCCGAACCCGCCGAGGCGACGTCGTGA
- a CDS encoding beta-ketoacyl-[acyl-carrier-protein] synthase family protein, producing MTRRVVVTGLGVVAPGGVGVPAFWDMLTAGRTATRNITLFDAERFRSRIAAECDFDPLAHGLSFEQIERSDRYVQFALVAAQEAVRDSGLDLQALNPWRIGVSLGSAVAASTRLEQDYVKVSDAGEHWAVDHRKAGPHLQHAFSPSALSSGVAELTGAQGPVQSVSTGCTSGLDAIGYAFQAIEERRADVCIAGAADSPITPLTVSCFDSIKATSANNDHAATASRPFDAHRDGFVLGEGAAVLVLEELEHARARGARVYCEFRGFATYGNAYHMTGLTREGLEMSEAIDHALGHARVNSSEVDYVNAHGSGTKQNDRHETAAVKRSLGEHAYKTPMSSIKSMVGHSLGAIGAIEVVACAMALAHGVVPPTANYETPDPECDLDYVPRTARALPLRHVLSVGSGFGGFQSAVVLSRADGSAA from the coding sequence GTGACCCGACGGGTGGTGGTCACCGGGCTCGGTGTCGTCGCCCCCGGGGGTGTGGGCGTTCCGGCGTTCTGGGACATGCTCACCGCGGGCCGTACGGCCACCCGGAACATCACGCTCTTCGACGCGGAGCGGTTCCGCTCCCGGATCGCCGCCGAATGCGACTTCGACCCGCTGGCCCACGGTCTGAGCTTCGAGCAGATCGAACGCTCCGACCGCTATGTGCAGTTCGCGCTCGTGGCGGCCCAGGAGGCGGTACGGGACTCCGGTCTCGACCTCCAGGCGCTCAACCCCTGGCGGATAGGGGTTTCGCTGGGCAGCGCCGTCGCCGCCTCCACCCGGCTGGAGCAGGACTACGTCAAGGTCAGCGACGCCGGTGAGCACTGGGCTGTGGACCACCGCAAGGCGGGTCCACACCTTCAGCACGCGTTCTCACCGAGCGCGCTGTCCTCCGGGGTGGCGGAGCTGACCGGGGCGCAGGGCCCGGTGCAGTCCGTCTCCACCGGCTGCACCTCCGGTCTGGACGCGATCGGTTACGCCTTCCAGGCGATCGAGGAGCGGCGGGCCGATGTGTGCATCGCCGGGGCCGCGGACTCGCCGATCACCCCGCTGACCGTGTCCTGCTTCGACTCGATCAAGGCCACCTCGGCGAACAACGACCACGCGGCCACCGCGTCCCGGCCGTTCGACGCCCACCGGGACGGCTTCGTCCTCGGCGAGGGCGCCGCCGTGCTGGTCCTGGAGGAGCTGGAGCACGCCCGGGCCCGGGGGGCGCGGGTCTACTGCGAGTTCCGGGGGTTCGCCACCTACGGCAACGCCTACCACATGACCGGTCTGACCCGTGAGGGTCTGGAGATGTCCGAGGCGATCGACCATGCGCTCGGCCACGCCCGCGTCAACAGCTCCGAGGTCGACTACGTCAACGCGCACGGCTCGGGCACCAAGCAGAACGACCGGCATGAGACGGCGGCCGTGAAGCGGTCCCTGGGCGAGCACGCGTACAAGACCCCCATGAGCTCGATCAAGTCCATGGTGGGCCATTCCCTGGGCGCGATCGGCGCCATCGAGGTGGTCGCCTGCGCCATGGCCCTCGCCCATGGCGTGGTGCCGCCGACGGCCAACTACGAGACCCCCGACCCCGAATGCGACCTCGACTATGTCCCGCGCACCGCCCGCGCCCTCCCGCTGCGCCATGTGCTGTCGGTCGGCAGCGGGTTCGGCGGCTTCCAGTCCGCGGTGGTGCTGAGCCGGGCGGACGGGAGTGCGGCATGA
- a CDS encoding ketosynthase chain-length factor yields the protein MTSAKTTRNRGAVVTGLGVIAPNGVGTDAFWKATREGITSLDRISREGSEHFPVRIGGQVRGFDPGSMIEERFLVQTDRFTHFAMASADLALDDAKLPVDDMSPFAVGVVTAAGSGGGEFGQRELQQLYSKGPRYVGPYQSIAWFYAASTGQVSIRGGFKGPCGVVANDEAGGLDALAHARRSIRRGADAVVAGASEASLAPYSIVCMLGWDEVSQARDAGRAYLPFTEDACGFAPGEGGAMLVVEEEGAARRRGVRIRGFIAGYGSTFTGPSRWERSREGLAQAIRVALEDAECAPEEIDVVFADALAVPEADRAEALAIADALGPHGTRVPVTAPKTGFGRVHCAAPTLDVAAALLAMEHRVVPPTPYVTDVCHDLDLVTRSSRPAEPRTALVLSRGLMGCNAALVLRGPEGDY from the coding sequence ATGACATCGGCGAAGACCACCCGGAACCGGGGCGCGGTCGTGACCGGCCTCGGTGTGATCGCCCCCAACGGAGTGGGCACCGACGCCTTCTGGAAGGCCACCCGGGAGGGGATCACCTCCCTGGACCGGATCTCCCGCGAGGGCAGTGAGCACTTCCCGGTGCGGATCGGCGGCCAGGTCCGCGGCTTCGATCCGGGTTCGATGATCGAGGAGCGGTTCCTCGTCCAGACCGACCGCTTCACCCACTTCGCGATGGCCTCGGCCGACCTCGCGCTGGACGACGCCAAGCTGCCGGTGGACGACATGTCGCCGTTCGCCGTGGGCGTGGTGACCGCCGCCGGTTCCGGGGGCGGTGAGTTCGGCCAGCGCGAGCTCCAGCAGCTGTACAGCAAGGGGCCGCGCTATGTGGGCCCGTACCAGTCCATCGCCTGGTTCTACGCGGCCAGCACCGGCCAGGTCTCCATCCGCGGCGGGTTCAAGGGCCCCTGCGGGGTGGTGGCGAACGACGAGGCCGGCGGTCTGGACGCGCTGGCGCACGCCCGCCGGTCCATCCGGCGGGGGGCGGACGCGGTGGTGGCGGGCGCCTCGGAGGCGTCGCTGGCGCCGTACTCCATCGTCTGCATGCTCGGCTGGGACGAGGTCAGCCAGGCCCGTGACGCGGGCCGGGCCTATCTGCCGTTCACCGAGGACGCCTGCGGATTCGCGCCCGGGGAGGGCGGGGCGATGCTGGTCGTGGAGGAGGAGGGGGCCGCCCGGCGCCGCGGGGTGCGGATCCGGGGCTTCATCGCCGGCTACGGCTCGACCTTCACCGGGCCGTCCCGGTGGGAGCGGTCCCGGGAGGGGCTCGCCCAGGCCATCCGCGTGGCCCTGGAGGACGCGGAGTGCGCGCCGGAGGAGATCGACGTGGTCTTCGCCGACGCGCTCGCGGTGCCCGAGGCGGACCGCGCCGAGGCGCTGGCGATCGCCGACGCCCTCGGGCCGCACGGCACCCGGGTCCCGGTGACCGCGCCCAAGACCGGCTTCGGCCGGGTGCACTGCGCGGCTCCCACGCTGGACGTGGCGGCCGCGCTGCTCGCCATGGAGCACCGCGTGGTGCCCCCGACCCCGTACGTCACCGACGTCTGCCATGACCTCGACCTCGTCACCCGCAGCTCCCGCCCCGCCGAGCCGCGGACGGCGCTGGTGCTCAGCAGAGGACTCATGGGTTGCAACGCGGCGCTCGTGCTCCGCGGACCGGAAGGAGATTACTGA
- a CDS encoding acyl carrier protein: MSSQLSYGELATLMKRCAGLTVDPDMMQTRPDSTFEEYGLDSLGLLAIVGELENRYGTPIEPGAESCKTPGDFLDVINTSLTSGA; the protein is encoded by the coding sequence ATGTCCAGTCAACTGTCCTATGGCGAACTGGCCACGCTGATGAAGCGGTGCGCCGGACTCACCGTCGACCCGGACATGATGCAGACCCGGCCGGACTCCACCTTCGAGGAGTACGGCCTGGACTCGCTCGGTCTGCTCGCCATCGTCGGCGAGCTGGAGAACCGGTACGGCACCCCGATCGAACCGGGGGCCGAGAGCTGCAAGACCCCCGGTGACTTCCTCGACGTCATCAACACCTCACTTACCTCAGGAGCATGA
- a CDS encoding SRPBCC family protein, with the protein MAGHTDNEVMIKAPFDLVWNMTNDLENWPQLFSEYASVEVLQRTGDTTTFRLTMHPDEDGKVWSWVSERETARDVRTVWARRVEPGPFAYMNIRWEYEEESEGTRMRWTQDFEMRPDAPVDDPTMTDHINRNSRIQMDLIRDKIEQRARETVGA; encoded by the coding sequence ATGGCAGGCCACACCGACAACGAAGTCATGATCAAGGCGCCGTTCGACCTCGTCTGGAACATGACCAACGACCTGGAGAACTGGCCGCAGCTGTTCAGCGAGTACGCCTCGGTCGAGGTGCTCCAGCGGACCGGGGACACCACCACCTTCCGCCTGACCATGCACCCCGACGAGGACGGCAAGGTCTGGTCCTGGGTCTCCGAGCGGGAGACGGCCCGCGATGTGCGCACGGTCTGGGCGCGCCGCGTGGAGCCCGGCCCCTTCGCCTACATGAACATCCGCTGGGAGTACGAGGAGGAGTCCGAGGGCACCCGCATGCGCTGGACCCAGGACTTCGAGATGCGGCCCGACGCGCCGGTCGACGACCCCACGATGACGGACCACATCAACCGCAACTCCCGTATCCAGATGGATCTGATCCGGGACAAGATCGAACAGCGGGCCAGGGAGACGGTGGGGGCATGA
- a CDS encoding TcmI family type II polyketide cyclase encodes MYRTMIVAKMQRDAAPQVAKIFADSDRGELPKLIGVTGRSLFQFGDVYLHLIEAERPPATEVTKYSKHPEFRDVSARLQPYMQAYDPETWREPKDAMAHEFYRWDRDQG; translated from the coding sequence ATGTACCGCACCATGATCGTCGCCAAGATGCAGCGGGACGCGGCGCCGCAGGTCGCCAAGATCTTCGCGGACTCCGACCGCGGCGAACTGCCCAAGCTGATCGGCGTCACCGGCCGCAGCCTCTTCCAGTTCGGCGATGTGTATCTGCACCTGATCGAGGCGGAGCGGCCGCCGGCCACGGAGGTCACCAAGTACTCCAAGCACCCGGAGTTCCGCGACGTCAGCGCGCGCCTCCAGCCGTATATGCAGGCGTACGACCCGGAGACCTGGCGCGAGCCCAAGGACGCCATGGCCCACGAGTTCTACCGCTGGGACCGGGACCAGGGCTAG
- a CDS encoding class F sortase — translation MGKPAKQGAADGNTRILRWAAASALIGAFLIYNSVDAASQNTPSARPAASAPASISEPESDTSNEDAYADSPESTTAPESRPGPALPRSPASHLDIPSIGVSAPFIPLSLDAAGVLVPPPDTDQNLVGWYEGGPSPGERGNAIVAGHVDTKIGPAVFYPLGQLKPKSKVAITREDGIVATFVVDRVKTFKKNAFPDKQVYGDTPNAQLRLITCGGAYDHTAKDYTANVVVFAHLSSYRYS, via the coding sequence ATGGGAAAGCCGGCCAAGCAGGGCGCTGCCGATGGCAACACCCGCATTCTCCGCTGGGCCGCCGCGTCGGCCCTCATCGGCGCATTCCTCATCTACAACTCCGTGGACGCCGCCTCCCAGAACACCCCGTCGGCCCGGCCCGCGGCGAGCGCCCCCGCGTCCATCTCCGAACCGGAGAGCGACACCTCCAACGAGGACGCGTACGCGGATTCCCCGGAGTCGACGACCGCCCCCGAGTCCCGTCCGGGACCCGCGCTGCCGCGCTCCCCCGCCTCCCATCTGGACATCCCCTCGATCGGCGTGAGCGCGCCCTTCATCCCGCTGTCGCTGGACGCCGCGGGCGTGCTGGTCCCGCCCCCGGACACCGACCAGAACCTGGTGGGCTGGTACGAGGGCGGCCCCTCGCCCGGTGAGCGCGGCAACGCCATCGTGGCCGGGCATGTGGACACCAAGATCGGCCCGGCGGTGTTCTACCCCCTCGGCCAGCTCAAGCCGAAGAGCAAGGTGGCCATCACCCGCGAGGACGGGATCGTGGCGACCTTCGTGGTCGACAGGGTCAAGACGTTCAAGAAGAACGCCTTCCCGGACAAGCAGGTCTACGGGGACACCCCCAACGCCCAGCTGCGGCTGATCACCTGCGGCGGGGCCTACGACCACACGGCCAAGGACTACACGGCCAATGTGGTGGTGTTCGCGCACCTCTCCTCGTACCGGTACAGCTGA
- a CDS encoding methyltransferase — translation MTTVDTTRADAAQPPPAALPPPMRLREIVFGAARAASVRAAVRLRIADALGDRPASIGELASAVDVEPDPLRRLLRSLACCQIFAETEDGRFRHTEMSRLLREDTPGSLRNIALWCTEPWTWEAWPRLDRAVRTGGCVVNEIYGKDFFAYLHEDAPESARVFDAAMTTSSRQSATDVAAFLDLDGVKEVVDIGGGQGHVLASLLEKHPALHGALLDLPQVVAHADPRLRDGGALASRATLVPGDCRREVPVEADLYIIKNILEWNDESTRRTLANVVAAARPGARVVVIENLVDNSLSSFTTAMDLFLLLNVGGRKHTEESMVARMTEAGLNVTDIRPVNGALHAFDSTVPTKARH, via the coding sequence ATGACCACTGTGGACACCACCAGAGCCGACGCGGCACAGCCCCCGCCGGCCGCGCTCCCGCCGCCCATGCGGCTGCGCGAAATCGTCTTCGGCGCCGCACGGGCGGCCTCGGTGCGCGCCGCGGTCCGGCTGCGGATCGCCGACGCGCTGGGCGACCGGCCCGCCTCCATCGGCGAGCTGGCCTCCGCCGTGGACGTCGAACCCGACCCGCTGCGCCGGCTGCTGCGCTCCCTGGCCTGCTGCCAGATCTTCGCCGAGACCGAGGACGGCCGCTTCCGGCACACCGAGATGTCCCGGCTGCTGCGCGAGGACACCCCGGGCAGCCTGCGGAACATCGCCCTGTGGTGCACCGAGCCATGGACCTGGGAGGCGTGGCCGCGGCTGGACCGGGCGGTGCGCACCGGCGGCTGTGTCGTCAACGAGATCTACGGCAAGGACTTCTTCGCCTATCTCCATGAGGACGCGCCCGAGTCGGCCCGGGTGTTCGACGCCGCGATGACCACCTCCAGCCGGCAGTCCGCCACCGACGTCGCCGCCTTCCTCGACCTCGACGGGGTCAAGGAAGTGGTGGACATCGGCGGCGGCCAGGGACATGTGCTGGCCAGCCTGCTGGAGAAGCACCCGGCGCTGCACGGCGCGCTGCTGGACCTGCCGCAGGTGGTGGCGCACGCCGATCCGCGGCTGCGGGACGGCGGGGCGCTGGCCTCGCGGGCCACGCTCGTGCCCGGCGACTGCCGCCGCGAGGTCCCCGTCGAGGCCGACCTCTACATCATCAAGAACATCCTCGAATGGAACGACGAGAGCACCCGCCGGACGCTCGCCAACGTGGTCGCGGCGGCGCGGCCCGGCGCCAGGGTGGTCGTGATCGAGAACCTCGTCGACAACAGCCTGTCCTCCTTCACCACGGCGATGGACCTGTTCCTGCTGCTCAATGTGGGCGGCCGGAAGCACACCGAGGAGAGCATGGTGGCGCGGATGACCGAGGCCGGTCTGAACGTGACCGACATCCGGCCCGTCAACGGCGCCCTCCACGCCTTCGACTCCACGGTGCCCACCAAGGCCCGCCACTAG
- a CDS encoding right-handed parallel beta-helix repeat-containing protein, whose amino-acid sequence MRTPKLRHLAGLTAVLVIELAQLPGAHAAPVDQAATRHVVQPGESIQAAVDAAVPGDTIEIRPGTYRENIQITTDRLTLVGAGESTVLSPAEKPSANACGEAGHGICVTGTAEDPVSDVRIASLKVTGFPKNGIWGSGTDRMTVRNTTTEANGQQGMGQEMSTRGTFVDNVSRDNKQSGVFLANTIDAEGGATDALGTLVAGNRLSGNRTGVVVRRLRDLSVEGNTITANCAGVFIVGDESTPRAGDLNVRHNSVYENNAYCAATDRLPFIQGAGIVLTGAEGTRVTGNQVNDNVGTSPMSGGIVLYTSVVGAPNTKNAISRNVMSGNQPADLADRDNGPDNTFTDNVCELSAPTGRC is encoded by the coding sequence ATGCGCACACCTAAACTTCGCCACCTCGCCGGCCTCACGGCCGTCCTCGTCATCGAACTCGCCCAGCTCCCCGGAGCCCACGCCGCCCCCGTCGACCAGGCCGCGACCCGCCATGTGGTCCAGCCCGGCGAGTCCATCCAGGCCGCCGTGGACGCCGCCGTGCCCGGCGACACCATCGAGATCCGGCCCGGCACCTACCGGGAGAACATCCAGATCACCACCGACCGGCTGACCCTGGTGGGCGCGGGCGAGTCCACCGTGCTCTCCCCGGCCGAGAAGCCGTCGGCCAACGCCTGCGGCGAGGCCGGCCACGGCATCTGCGTCACCGGGACGGCCGAAGACCCCGTCTCGGATGTCCGGATCGCCTCACTGAAGGTCACCGGCTTCCCCAAGAACGGCATCTGGGGCTCCGGCACCGACCGGATGACCGTACGGAACACCACCACCGAGGCCAACGGCCAGCAGGGCATGGGCCAGGAGATGTCCACCCGCGGCACCTTCGTCGACAACGTCTCCCGCGACAACAAGCAGTCCGGCGTCTTCCTGGCCAACACCATCGACGCCGAGGGCGGCGCCACCGACGCCCTGGGCACCCTGGTGGCCGGGAACCGGCTCAGCGGCAACCGGACCGGAGTCGTGGTCCGCCGGCTGCGCGACCTCTCGGTCGAGGGGAACACCATCACCGCCAACTGCGCCGGGGTGTTCATCGTCGGCGACGAGTCGACCCCGCGCGCCGGGGACCTGAACGTCCGCCACAACTCCGTCTACGAGAACAACGCCTACTGCGCGGCCACCGACCGGCTCCCCTTCATCCAGGGCGCCGGCATCGTGCTCACCGGCGCCGAGGGCACCCGGGTGACGGGCAACCAGGTGAACGACAACGTGGGCACCTCGCCCATGTCCGGCGGGATCGTGCTCTACACCAGCGTCGTCGGCGCCCCCAACACCAAGAACGCCATCAGCCGGAACGTGATGAGCGGCAACCAGCCCGCCGACCTCGCCGACCGGGACAACGGCCCCGACAACACCTTCACCGACAACGTCTGTGAGCTGTCCGCGCCCACGGGCCGGTGCTGA
- a CDS encoding MBL fold metallo-hydrolase: MTDHAEQAEPAEPTEPAGRRRARPGAAARPRLAPAAPEPGAPEQAALEPTGLEPTGLEPTGLEPTAPEPTGPEPGGAQPGVAEPAAPEPGAPRPPGEIRRWPPSFADRLTSPLPGVRALARLAREGRLRPPVESLREIPELPFEPGPLPLTGPGRTALTWAGHASWVVRIGGLTVLTDPVWARKILGTPARVTPVGVRWEDLPPVDAVVISHNHYDHLDAPTVKRLPKATPVFVPAGLARWFRVRGFTRVTELDWWEAAELPGEDGPVRFDFVPSHHWSKRTLTDTCRSLWGGWVITAPDGQRVYFAGDTGYGHWFRQIGRRYPGIDIALLPIGAYEPRWMLAGVHTDPEGAVQAHLDLGARVLAPMHWSTFLLAAEPPLEPLHRIRAAWEATGRPREELWDLPVGASRVLE, encoded by the coding sequence ATGACCGACCACGCCGAGCAGGCGGAACCGGCGGAGCCGACGGAACCGGCCGGGCGGCGCCGCGCCCGGCCCGGCGCCGCCGCCCGGCCCCGGCTGGCCCCGGCCGCCCCTGAGCCGGGCGCCCCCGAGCAAGCCGCACTCGAACCGACCGGCCTCGAACCGACCGGCCTCGAACCGACCGGCCTCGAACCGACCGCCCCCGAACCGACCGGCCCCGAGCCGGGCGGCGCCCAGCCGGGCGTCGCCGAACCGGCCGCCCCCGAGCCCGGCGCCCCGCGTCCGCCGGGTGAGATCCGCAGGTGGCCGCCGTCGTTCGCCGACCGGCTCACCTCCCCGCTGCCGGGGGTGCGGGCGCTGGCCCGGCTGGCCCGGGAGGGACGGCTCAGACCGCCCGTGGAGTCGCTCCGCGAGATCCCCGAGCTGCCCTTCGAACCGGGGCCACTGCCGCTCACCGGCCCCGGCCGGACCGCGCTCACCTGGGCCGGGCACGCCAGTTGGGTGGTGCGGATCGGCGGGCTCACCGTGCTCACCGACCCGGTATGGGCCCGCAAGATCCTGGGCACTCCGGCCCGGGTCACTCCGGTCGGGGTCCGCTGGGAGGACCTGCCGCCCGTGGACGCGGTCGTCATCAGCCACAACCACTACGACCACCTGGACGCGCCCACGGTCAAACGGCTGCCGAAGGCGACGCCGGTCTTCGTGCCCGCCGGGCTCGCCCGCTGGTTCCGGGTGCGCGGATTCACCCGGGTGACCGAGCTGGACTGGTGGGAGGCGGCCGAACTGCCCGGCGAGGACGGCCCGGTCCGCTTCGACTTCGTCCCGTCCCACCACTGGAGCAAGCGCACCCTCACCGACACCTGCCGCTCGCTGTGGGGCGGATGGGTCATCACCGCGCCCGACGGACAGCGGGTGTACTTCGCCGGGGACACCGGCTACGGCCACTGGTTCCGGCAGATCGGCCGCCGCTACCCGGGCATCGATATCGCGCTGCTGCCCATCGGCGCGTACGAGCCGCGCTGGATGCTGGCCGGGGTGCACACCGATCCGGAGGGGGCCGTACAGGCGCATCTGGACCTGGGGGCGCGGGTGCTGGCGCCCATGCACTGGTCCACCTTCCTGCTCGCGGCCGAGCCGCCCCTGGAGCCGCTGCACCGGATCCGCGCGGCCTGGGAGGCCACCGGGCGGCCGCGCGAGGAGCTGTGGGATCTGCCGGTCGGGGCCTCCCGCGTGCTCGAATAG
- a CDS encoding aminotransferase class I/II-fold pyridoxal phosphate-dependent enzyme yields MQRQWTAPAPADRDDGGLPVLPELLDSFVAAAGHTAPEPVGGSARLRSAACGYWSRRGLWTDPEHVVVAPGAEPLLLALLASAPGGDVLLPRPCAAWYAPLVRLVDRRAHHAPVPAECGGLPDPFALLEIVRRIRAEGGVPRVLLLSAADDPTGTVAPPELLHEVCEAAVAEGLLIVSDETWRDTVHHPQGTVLLSPAEMSPENVIVLSDLAGAFTPGGWPAAIARFPATERGAELRGRVLSLLTAVRSGLPAPIAAAAAYALDEPEPVRDRMAAAARAHGAVAAAAYRALTALGALARPPQAGRHLYADLDELRGVLAARGITDSVELERALVRRIGRSVAGGHRFGDPPHTLRLRLATLPLLGAAEEARLRALQTRDPLELPHVATALGAFEAAFRDLIESSPVT; encoded by the coding sequence ATGCAGCGGCAGTGGACCGCCCCGGCACCGGCGGACCGGGACGACGGCGGACTGCCGGTCCTCCCGGAGCTGCTCGACAGCTTCGTCGCGGCGGCCGGCCACACCGCGCCGGAGCCGGTCGGCGGCTCGGCCCGGCTGCGCTCGGCGGCCTGTGGCTACTGGTCGCGGCGCGGGCTGTGGACCGACCCGGAGCATGTCGTGGTCGCCCCCGGCGCCGAGCCGCTGCTGCTGGCGCTGCTCGCCTCGGCCCCCGGCGGCGATGTGCTGCTGCCCCGCCCCTGCGCCGCCTGGTACGCGCCGCTGGTGCGGCTGGTGGACCGGCGCGCCCACCACGCGCCCGTCCCGGCCGAATGCGGTGGGCTGCCCGATCCGTTCGCGCTGCTGGAGATCGTCCGCAGGATCCGGGCCGAGGGCGGGGTGCCCCGGGTCCTGCTGTTGTCGGCGGCCGACGACCCGACCGGCACCGTGGCCCCGCCCGAGCTGCTGCACGAGGTGTGCGAGGCGGCCGTGGCCGAGGGGCTGCTGATCGTCAGCGACGAGACCTGGCGGGACACCGTCCACCATCCGCAGGGCACGGTGCTGCTCAGCCCCGCCGAGATGTCCCCCGAGAACGTGATCGTGCTCTCCGATCTGGCGGGTGCCTTCACCCCGGGGGGCTGGCCCGCCGCGATCGCCCGGTTCCCGGCCACCGAACGCGGGGCGGAGCTGCGCGGCCGGGTGCTGTCCCTGCTCACCGCCGTACGCTCCGGGCTGCCCGCGCCCATCGCGGCGGCCGCCGCGTACGCCCTGGACGAGCCCGAGCCGGTACGGGACCGGATGGCGGCCGCCGCCCGGGCGCACGGGGCCGTGGCCGCGGCCGCCTACCGCGCGCTGACCGCCCTCGGGGCGCTGGCCCGCCCGCCGCAGGCCGGCCGGCACCTCTACGCCGATCTGGACGAGCTGCGCGGGGTGCTCGCCGCCCGTGGCATCACCGACTCGGTGGAGCTGGAGCGTGCGCTGGTGCGGCGGATCGGCCGGAGCGTGGCCGGGGGCCACCGCTTCGGCGACCCCCCGCACACCCTGCGGCTGCGGCTGGCGACCCTGCCGCTGCTCGGCGCGGCGGAGGAGGCGCGGCTACGGGCGCTCCAGACGCGGGATCCGCTGGAACTGCCCCATGTGGCCACGGCGTTGGGCGCCTTCGAGGCGGCCTTCCGCGACCTGATCGAAAGCAGTCCGGTGACCTGA